A window of the Gossypium arboreum isolate Shixiya-1 chromosome 2, ASM2569848v2, whole genome shotgun sequence genome harbors these coding sequences:
- the LOC128285223 gene encoding uncharacterized protein LOC128285223 — MGIVKFDDPIKPNVAGNPLPSHSDNGVNAISESGGRRTKMDVSEVKTPLRWVWKKMVEEGLLIQGLEEKPEGGKYYCEFHDEEGHEIQKCNEFRALVQRLIENKEIKFFEYTEGPKGEDVCTSEQGPTNNVRGVNHPVVIISQPRVNKVGVPIAPKVTIQKPITFPYKDSKRIPWNYDCNVTIPGGKNPVGTSEKCQDEGFYTRSGRRYTPNTKAESAKGKSVVIEQEKEKTTRPESPVNEPVTEKEAKEFLKFLKHSEYSVVEQLHKQPARISVLALLLSSETHRSALMKVLNETYVADDISVNKLDRLVNNISADNFIFFNDDEIPPGGMGSTKALHITTRCKGYTLPGVLIDNGSALNAMPLSTLNKLPVDNSHMKTCQNVMRAFDGTERKVIGRIKIPLLIGPNTYEVDFLVMDIKPSYNCLLGRPWIHSAGDLSHPYTKS, encoded by the coding sequence ATGGGTATTGTGAAGTTCGATGATCCCATAAAACCTAATGTGGCGGGAAACCCGTTACCCAGTCATTCAGACAATGGGGTAAACGCGATAAGCGAAAGTGGAGGAAGGAGAACTAAGATGGACGTATCGGAGGTAAAGACCCCGTTGAGATgggtttggaagaaaatggtggaagaAGGTTTACTTATACAAGGTTTAGAGGAGAAGCCTGAAGGAGGGAAGTACTATTGTGAATTCCACGACGAGGAAGGGCATGAGATCCAAAAGTGCAATGAATTCAGGGCTCTGGTACAGAGATTGATAGAAAATAAAGAGATCAAATTCTTTGAGTACACCGAGGGCCCGAAGGGAGAAGATGTGTGCACGTCAGAGCAAGGGCCGACCAACAATGTCCGAGGGGTCAATCATCCGGTCGTAATTATATCCCAACCAAGAGTCAATAAAGTCGGAGTACCAATTGCGCCAAAGGTcacaattcaaaagcccattactttcccttataaggatagcAAAAGGATTCCTTGGAATTACGACTGTAACGTAACGATCCCGGGAGGGAAGAATCCAGTTGGCACTTCGGAGAAATGTCAAGACGAGGGTTTCTATACACGCAGCGGAAGGCGTTATACTCCGAACACAAAGGCAGAATCAGCTAAAGGAAAATCTGTGGTCATTgaacaagaaaaggaaaagacGACCAGACCTGAATCACCCGTGAATGAGCCTGTAACTGAAAAAGAGGCTaaagaattcttaaaattcttaaaacacAGCGAGTACAGCGTTGTAGAGCAATTACACAAACAGCCAGCTCGTATATCCGTACTAGCCTTGCTATTGAGTTCAGAAACTCACCGAAGTGCATTGATGaaggttttaaatgaaacatatgttgcGGATGACATCTCTGTCAACAAACTCGATCGTCTGGTCAATAACATCAGcgcggataattttattttctttaatgatgatgaaataccaccggGAGGCATGGGATCTACAAAGGCGCTACACATTACCACTCGCTGTAAAGGATACACATTGccgggggtattgattgataATGGATCGGCATTGAATGCCATGCCCTTGTCCACGTTAAATAAGTTGCCAGTGGATAACTCccacatgaagacatgtcaaaacGTCATGAGAGCATTCGACGGTACAGAAAGAAAAGTGATAGGAAGGATCAAGATACCTCTCTTGATTGGCCCAAATACATACGAGGTGGACTTCTTGGTAATGGACATCAAGCCATCATACAATTGCCTGTTGGGGAGACCGTGGATTCACTCGGCGGGCGATCTTAGCCATCCCTACACCAAAAGTTAA